Proteins encoded in a region of the bacterium genome:
- a CDS encoding DUF1559 domain-containing protein — MRKGFTLIELLVVIAIIAILAAILFPVFARAREKARQTNCVANVRQLGTALQMYTDDYDETLPRFNFGAIMVGGSPQNQTWARVIKPYVKNNQLYVCPSKKTNGWLFESDSDTVWAPCGYGVNDAYVFPGVGYSVVSLSQVGDPASTISLSERAGLNTVRIYAPVAQGGAGANPSCNVDGRHNNGANFLFLDSHAKFMPTNGAWRKDDTMWDLN, encoded by the coding sequence ATGCGGAAGGGCTTTACGCTGATTGAGTTGCTGGTCGTGATCGCGATCATCGCGATTCTGGCGGCGATTCTGTTCCCGGTGTTCGCCCGCGCGCGGGAGAAGGCCCGTCAGACCAACTGCGTGGCCAACGTCAGGCAGTTGGGCACAGCCCTGCAGATGTATACGGACGACTACGACGAGACCTTGCCGCGCTTCAACTTCGGGGCGATCATGGTTGGCGGATCGCCGCAGAACCAGACCTGGGCCCGGGTCATCAAGCCCTATGTGAAGAACAACCAGCTTTATGTCTGCCCGAGCAAGAAGACCAACGGGTGGCTGTTTGAGAGCGATAGCGACACGGTCTGGGCGCCATGTGGCTATGGCGTCAATGACGCCTACGTTTTCCCCGGCGTCGGCTACAGCGTCGTGTCGCTCTCACAGGTCGGCGACCCGGCGTCCACCATCAGTCTGAGTGAGCGCGCCGGCCTCAACACGGTGCGCATCTACGCACCGGTAGCGCAGGGCGGCGCCGGGGCCAACCCCTCATGCAACGTAGATGGCCGCCACAACAACGGCGCGAACTTCCTCTTCCTCGACAGCCACGCCAAGTTCATGCCCACGAACGGTGCCTGGCGCAAAGACGACACGATGTGGGACCTGAACTGA
- a CDS encoding hydrogenase iron-sulfur subunit has translation MATETATEVEEQPGAAEEWQPRIVGILCYWCSYAGADLAGSSRLNYPPNIRVVRVPCSGRADPLFVLRAFARGADGVIVLGCHPGDCHYAEGNYYARRRMSLLKRLVEYVGIPKERFKALWVSASEGKEFAQVINEMVEEIRPLGPFRPELAERFEAMPECEDVGGECCPEHEPER, from the coding sequence ATGGCCACTGAGACCGCAACCGAAGTCGAGGAGCAGCCTGGCGCCGCCGAGGAATGGCAGCCGCGCATCGTGGGCATTCTGTGCTACTGGTGCAGCTATGCGGGCGCGGACCTGGCCGGCTCGTCGCGCCTGAACTACCCACCCAACATCCGCGTGGTGCGCGTACCGTGCTCGGGACGGGCCGACCCCCTGTTCGTGCTGCGCGCCTTTGCGCGCGGCGCCGACGGTGTCATCGTCCTGGGCTGCCACCCGGGCGACTGCCACTACGCCGAGGGCAACTACTATGCCCGCCGGCGCATGTCGCTGCTCAAGCGGCTCGTCGAGTACGTCGGCATCCCCAAAGAGCGCTTCAAGGCGCTGTGGGTCTCGGCGTCCGAGGGCAAGGAGTTCGCCCAGGTCATCAACGAGATGGTCGAGGAGATCCGGCCGCTGGGGCCCTTCCGGCCCGAACTGGCGGAGCGCTTCGAGGCCATGCCAGAATGCGAGGACGTAGGCGGCGAATGCTGCCCGGAACATGAACCTGAGCGATGA
- a CDS encoding neutral/alkaline non-lysosomal ceramidase N-terminal domain-containing protein, whose amino-acid sequence MSLTAGVASHIITPYVGIGMEGNAREEGSRGVHDDLTARALVLSNGQDTVALVVLDICMLPGWMATRIRELVAQQTGLQPHQVLTAAIHTHAGPITVGIFGEAPDETLLRQVAALAAGAVAEAFRNQVPARIGWGRGRAEEPVNNRRLIARDGRLHMNWEGLDPADVVQVLGPTDPEIGLVRVDTADGRRLATLLNYALHPAILAGDNWLISADWPSYARRVVEQLHGGTALFFNGATGNVNHINHRRPEQQRGFYEARRLGTIVGAAAVQGLLQIERLHDDIALGSRSRVLTVAGRRVSPEQVAAAEAIMAAHTGPLVEAATDGASDALFASEALKLAARGEFAERVEVQAVRLGQAAVIALPVELFVDYQLRFKRESPLPHSLLIGYANDYLGYVPTPEALQQGGYEAQPMSWSKLGPTAGDTLIATGLELLSELC is encoded by the coding sequence ATGTCTCTCACCGCCGGCGTCGCCAGTCACATCATCACCCCCTACGTGGGCATCGGCATGGAAGGCAATGCCCGCGAAGAGGGCAGTCGCGGCGTCCATGACGACCTCACTGCCCGCGCGCTCGTGCTCTCCAACGGGCAGGACACCGTCGCGCTGGTCGTCCTCGATATCTGCATGCTGCCCGGCTGGATGGCGACCCGCATCCGGGAGTTGGTGGCGCAGCAGACGGGCCTGCAGCCGCACCAGGTCCTGACCGCCGCCATCCACACCCACGCCGGGCCGATCACCGTCGGCATCTTCGGCGAGGCGCCGGACGAGACGCTCCTGCGCCAGGTAGCCGCCCTCGCCGCCGGGGCCGTCGCGGAGGCCTTCCGCAACCAGGTCCCGGCGCGGATCGGCTGGGGTCGGGGGCGTGCCGAGGAGCCCGTCAACAACCGGCGGTTGATCGCGCGCGACGGCAGGCTGCACATGAACTGGGAGGGGCTCGACCCCGCGGACGTGGTGCAGGTCCTGGGGCCGACTGACCCCGAGATCGGCCTGGTGCGCGTGGACACTGCCGACGGCCGCCGGCTCGCCACGCTACTGAACTACGCCCTGCACCCGGCCATCCTCGCGGGTGACAACTGGCTCATCTCGGCCGACTGGCCCAGCTACGCCCGGCGCGTCGTCGAGCAGCTTCACGGCGGCACGGCCCTGTTCTTCAACGGCGCCACCGGCAACGTCAATCACATCAACCATCGCCGCCCCGAGCAGCAGCGCGGCTTCTATGAGGCGCGGCGCCTGGGGACGATCGTGGGCGCGGCGGCGGTGCAGGGCCTGCTCCAGATCGAGCGGCTGCATGACGACATCGCCCTCGGCAGCCGCAGCCGCGTCCTGACCGTCGCCGGTCGGCGGGTCAGCCCCGAGCAGGTCGCTGCCGCCGAGGCGATCATGGCCGCCCACACCGGGCCGCTGGTGGAGGCGGCCACCGACGGGGCCTCCGACGCGCTCTTCGCCTCCGAAGCGCTGAAGCTGGCGGCGCGGGGCGAGTTCGCCGAGCGGGTTGAGGTGCAGGCCGTGCGCCTGGGGCAGGCGGCCGTCATCGCCCTGCCCGTCGAGTTGTTCGTGGACTACCAACTGCGCTTCAAGCGCGAGAGCCCCCTGCCCCACAGTCTGCTCATCGGCTACGCGAACGACTACCTGGGCTATGTGCCCACGCCGGAGGCCCTGCAGCAGGGCGGGTACGAGGCGCAGCCGATGAGCTGGAGCAAGCTCGGCCCGACGGCAGGCGACACGCTCATCGCCACCGGTCTGGAACTGCTGAGCGAATTGTGCTGA
- a CDS encoding 4Fe-4S dicluster domain-containing protein: MAYTLAREQLGEWLTKLAAGKHLIAPVRDTQGRVGFGEVDDLAQIVLQPGVVDEGLKRWFYPASEEMLRYQGAGAKVRVHEKPLDERDLVIFGARLCDTAALALADEFWACDQGDPYYARRRERALVVAMNCDATVPECFCESIAGALSNPRGMDVLLTPIRGDLYLVEGMTKQGEAALAATVGVLQSFDGDAGAVRAELAEKVGSMQKRRIEPEGVTEAIRGVFKDAALWQKHTEACIGCGVCTFLCPTCTCFDVMDDAVAGTGYRYRCWDTCQFRQFCEEASGHDRRPQQWERQRQRVSHKLWYSVERFGKLSCVGCGRCVKLCPVNIDITAVACDAKAAPVEQG, from the coding sequence ATGGCATACACCCTCGCCCGAGAGCAACTCGGCGAATGGCTGACCAAACTGGCCGCAGGCAAGCACCTGATCGCGCCCGTGCGCGATACGCAGGGCCGTGTCGGCTTTGGCGAGGTCGACGACCTGGCGCAGATCGTGCTGCAGCCCGGCGTCGTGGATGAGGGCCTCAAGCGCTGGTTCTACCCCGCCTCCGAGGAGATGCTGCGCTACCAGGGCGCGGGCGCGAAGGTCCGCGTCCATGAGAAGCCGCTGGACGAGCGCGACCTCGTCATCTTCGGCGCGCGGCTGTGCGACACCGCGGCCCTCGCGCTGGCCGATGAGTTCTGGGCCTGCGACCAGGGCGACCCGTACTACGCCCGCCGCCGCGAGCGCGCGCTCGTGGTCGCAATGAATTGCGACGCTACAGTGCCGGAGTGTTTCTGCGAGTCCATCGCCGGGGCGCTGTCGAACCCGCGCGGGATGGATGTGCTGCTCACGCCGATCAGGGGTGACCTGTACCTCGTCGAGGGCATGACGAAGCAGGGCGAGGCGGCGCTGGCGGCGACGGTGGGGGTGTTGCAGTCATTCGACGGCGACGCGGGGGCGGTGCGTGCCGAGCTGGCCGAGAAGGTCGGCTCCATGCAGAAGCGGCGGATCGAGCCCGAGGGCGTCACCGAGGCCATCCGGGGCGTGTTCAAGGACGCGGCCCTCTGGCAGAAGCATACAGAGGCGTGCATCGGCTGCGGCGTGTGCACGTTCCTGTGCCCCACCTGCACCTGTTTCGATGTGATGGATGACGCGGTGGCCGGGACCGGCTATCGCTATCGGTGCTGGGACACGTGCCAGTTCCGCCAGTTCTGCGAGGAAGCCAGCGGTCACGACCGCCGCCCCCAGCAGTGGGAACGCCAGCGCCAGCGCGTGTCACACAAGCTGTGGTACTCGGTGGAGCGCTTCGGCAAGCTCAGTTGCGTAGGCTGCGGCCGCTGCGTGAAGCTGTGCCCGGTGAACATAGACATTACGGCGGTGGCGTGCGACGCCAAGGCCGCACCGGTCGAGCAGGGATAG
- a CDS encoding FAD/NAD(P)-binding protein — MVQATVRDAMDGTRNPYLPHLCTLVSIRSEGPGLMTFEAVFQDPDSAATFDYMPGQFIECSIFGAGEAPFGIASAAGPNRPVRFSVQKMGRVTTALHGLSEGDTIGLRGPFGNGFPMREHVGKNLVIVAGGIGLPPLRSVVEYVLEHRGDYGNMMVIYGARNPGMLTYKDKLSEWEASPDVDLKLTVDKGDETWTGHEGFVPAYLEELAPAHEDAVLYTVGPPIMIHFVLVALSKLGWPPEQVFASLEAKMKCGFGKCGRCNVGPKFVCQDGPVFSQAELAKLAE, encoded by the coding sequence ATGGTTCAAGCCACTGTGAGAGACGCGATGGACGGTACCCGCAACCCCTACCTGCCGCACCTGTGCACCCTCGTCTCCATCCGGAGTGAGGGGCCGGGGCTGATGACCTTCGAGGCTGTCTTCCAGGACCCGGACAGCGCCGCCACCTTCGACTACATGCCGGGCCAGTTCATCGAGTGCTCGATCTTCGGTGCGGGCGAGGCGCCCTTCGGCATTGCCAGCGCCGCCGGCCCCAACCGTCCGGTGCGGTTCTCGGTGCAGAAGATGGGCCGCGTCACGACCGCCCTCCATGGCCTGTCCGAGGGCGATACCATCGGCCTGCGCGGTCCCTTCGGCAACGGCTTCCCCATGCGCGAGCATGTCGGCAAGAACCTCGTCATCGTCGCCGGCGGCATCGGCCTGCCACCCCTGCGCTCGGTGGTCGAGTACGTGCTGGAGCACCGCGGCGACTATGGCAACATGATGGTCATCTACGGGGCGCGCAACCCGGGGATGCTGACCTACAAGGATAAGCTGAGCGAGTGGGAAGCCTCACCGGACGTGGACCTGAAGCTCACCGTGGACAAGGGCGACGAGACCTGGACCGGCCACGAGGGCTTCGTGCCGGCGTATCTGGAGGAGCTGGCCCCGGCGCACGAGGACGCCGTGCTCTACACCGTCGGGCCGCCGATCATGATCCACTTCGTACTGGTGGCGCTGAGCAAGCTGGGCTGGCCGCCCGAGCAGGTCTTCGCCAGCCTCGAGGCCAAGATGAAGTGCGGCTTCGGCAAGTGCGGCCGCTGCAACGTGGGCCCCAAGTTCGTCTGCCAGGACGGCCCGGTGTTCAGCCAGGCGGAACTGGCGAAGCTGGCCGAGTGA
- a CDS encoding HAD family hydrolase, protein MRHHPAVFLDRDGVINEDRDDYVKSWAEYTFYPGALEALRRLHAAGCEVYLITNQAGVGKGIMPRRTLLDILLRLRVTVQRRGGLIHGIAFCPHPSGAGCECRKPRTGMLRRLAFKYGLDPTRSVMVGDSGKDMIAGRAAGCRTIFIHTRPPDTAREHLECCNQPPDHQCRSLLEAVEIILSLPQFATRGDTSRSG, encoded by the coding sequence ATGCGTCATCACCCCGCCGTCTTCCTCGACCGCGACGGAGTCATCAACGAGGACCGCGATGACTACGTGAAGTCGTGGGCCGAGTACACCTTCTATCCCGGCGCGCTGGAGGCGCTGCGGCGCCTGCATGCGGCGGGCTGTGAGGTGTATCTCATCACCAACCAGGCCGGGGTGGGGAAGGGCATCATGCCCCGCCGCACGCTGCTGGACATCTTGCTGCGCCTGCGCGTGACCGTGCAGCGGCGCGGCGGGTTGATCCATGGCATCGCCTTCTGCCCGCACCCCTCGGGCGCCGGCTGCGAGTGCCGCAAACCCAGGACCGGGATGCTGCGGAGGCTGGCCTTCAAGTACGGGCTGGACCCGACGCGGTCGGTGATGGTGGGGGATAGCGGCAAGGACATGATCGCCGGGCGCGCGGCCGGCTGCCGGACGATCTTCATCCACACCCGCCCGCCGGACACGGCCCGGGAGCACCTCGAGTGCTGCAACCAGCCGCCCGACCACCAGTGCCGCAGCCTGCTCGAAGCCGTCGAGATCATTCTGAGCCTGCCACAGTTCGCCACGCGCGGCGATACCTCACGCTCCGGGTGA
- a CDS encoding LacI family transcriptional regulator encodes MAEVAALAGVSPSTVSRVLSGKGIALVSDATRTRVHEAAERLGYRPSAAARALATGRAGTVAFCCYHAYDSGMSRLLRAVHSLATDAGYHLLLVHPETTDEVGRLLIEERVDAVIWVRYPVHEADALMQSRGAPHQVVIAIGETQSDRVPEQVFSVVWDDLSGMRQALRHLTALGHRHVTFLQGVADERNCKVHAFARACAELGLPHDSVRCDDESDRVAAGIAMAECVLRRPQRPTALVARVDDFAFGAIGALQEAGLAVPDAMSVVGYHDTPGAAHARPTLTSLRTPELQGVATLMPSALAALERDPDERAAPTCLHLETQLIIRGSTSPPGGPAIHRKGD; translated from the coding sequence GTGGCCGAAGTGGCGGCCCTGGCGGGCGTGTCGCCCTCCACGGTGTCGCGGGTTCTGAGCGGGAAGGGCATCGCGCTGGTGTCCGATGCGACACGGACGCGCGTCCACGAGGCCGCGGAGCGCCTGGGCTACCGCCCCTCGGCTGCTGCTCGCGCGTTGGCGACAGGGCGAGCAGGTACGGTCGCCTTCTGCTGCTACCACGCCTATGACAGCGGGATGAGCCGTCTGCTGCGTGCAGTTCACAGCCTGGCCACCGACGCAGGCTACCACCTGCTGCTGGTACACCCGGAGACGACCGACGAGGTCGGTCGCCTGCTGATCGAAGAGCGCGTGGATGCAGTCATCTGGGTGCGCTACCCGGTACACGAGGCCGACGCGCTGATGCAGAGTCGCGGCGCGCCCCACCAGGTTGTCATCGCCATCGGTGAGACACAGAGCGATCGGGTCCCCGAACAGGTCTTCTCGGTCGTCTGGGACGACCTCTCCGGCATGCGGCAGGCTCTTCGACACCTGACCGCCCTGGGGCACCGGCATGTGACCTTCTTGCAGGGCGTCGCGGACGAGCGCAACTGCAAGGTCCATGCCTTCGCCCGGGCCTGCGCCGAACTGGGCCTTCCCCACGACAGCGTGCGGTGTGACGACGAGAGCGACCGCGTGGCGGCCGGGATCGCGATGGCCGAGTGCGTGCTGCGCCGGCCTCAGCGTCCCACCGCCTTGGTGGCGCGCGTGGACGACTTCGCCTTCGGTGCCATCGGTGCGCTCCAGGAAGCCGGCCTCGCCGTTCCTGACGCCATGTCCGTCGTGGGCTACCACGACACCCCCGGGGCTGCCCACGCTCGACCGACGCTCACCAGCCTGCGCACCCCGGAGCTGCAAGGGGTGGCGACGCTGATGCCGTCGGCGTTGGCCGCCCTCGAGCGCGACCCGGACGAGCGGGCCGCCCCCACCTGTCTCCACCTGGAGACCCAGCTCATCATCCGTGGCAGCACTAGCCCCCCTGGGGGGCCAGCCATACATAGAAAGGGTGATTGA
- a CDS encoding prepilin-type N-terminal cleavage/methylation domain-containing protein: MRRGFTLIELLVVIAIIAILAAILFPVFAKAREKARQSSCLSNLKQIGLATLQYVQDYDETMPHHQRVGCSITVQSQIQPYLKNLQIWVCPSQSANYFYYWDNPTGTGPVTGIVGSYGWNLRLGSVGIGTGSGIVRLGAVQSPSEIGMWADCQPSLTHLQDNTYYMTACPHNDGGNMVYVDGHAKWQNKNYMRPRWQPMSGAPWDL; this comes from the coding sequence GTGAGACGTGGCTTCACACTCATCGAGCTACTGGTCGTGATCGCGATCATCGCGATTCTGGCAGCGATCCTCTTCCCGGTGTTCGCCAAGGCGCGGGAGAAGGCGCGGCAGTCAAGCTGCCTGTCGAACCTCAAGCAGATCGGCCTGGCGACGCTGCAGTACGTCCAGGACTACGACGAGACGATGCCGCATCATCAGCGCGTTGGTTGCAGCATCACCGTGCAGTCGCAGATCCAGCCGTACCTGAAGAACCTGCAGATCTGGGTCTGCCCCTCGCAGTCGGCCAACTACTTCTACTACTGGGACAACCCCACCGGCACCGGCCCGGTGACCGGCATCGTGGGCTCGTATGGCTGGAACCTGCGGCTCGGCAGCGTGGGCATCGGCACGGGTTCGGGCATCGTCAGGCTCGGAGCGGTGCAGTCGCCCAGCGAGATCGGCATGTGGGCAGACTGCCAACCCTCGTTGACGCACCTGCAGGACAACACCTACTACATGACCGCCTGCCCGCACAATGACGGCGGGAACATGGTGTACGTGGACGGCCACGCCAAGTGGCAGAACAAGAACTACATGCGGCCCCGCTGGCAGCCGATGAGCGGCGCCCCCTGGGACCTGTAG
- the ilvN gene encoding acetolactate synthase small subunit codes for MKHTISALVKNRPRVLTRVAGLFARRGFNIDSLAVGTTQDPAISRITLVVDADDATLQQIVKQLDKLHDVQTVFDHTGQAVVERELCLVKVEAGRERRSEVLQLCQIFRADVVDIGNGTLILQVVGDSGKVDAFIKNLGDYGITEMVRTGKVVLARGAQKT; via the coding sequence ATGAAACACACCATCTCCGCACTCGTGAAGAACCGGCCGCGCGTGTTGACACGTGTGGCCGGGCTATTCGCCCGGCGCGGCTTCAACATTGACAGCCTGGCCGTGGGCACCACCCAGGATCCCGCCATCTCGCGCATCACGCTCGTGGTGGATGCCGACGACGCCACGTTGCAGCAGATCGTCAAGCAACTGGACAAGCTGCACGACGTGCAGACCGTGTTCGACCACACAGGTCAGGCGGTAGTGGAGCGGGAACTGTGCCTGGTGAAGGTCGAGGCCGGGCGCGAGCGGCGCTCGGAAGTGCTGCAGCTCTGCCAGATCTTCCGTGCCGACGTCGTGGACATCGGCAACGGCACGCTGATCCTGCAGGTCGTGGGCGACTCCGGCAAGGTAGACGCCTTCATCAAGAACCTGGGCGATTACGGGATCACCGAGATGGTGCGGACCGGCAAGGTCGTGCTGGCGCGGGGAGCACAGAAGACATAG
- the lepB gene encoding signal peptidase I, which produces MARTFRPKSTATYGWGSAVTLLLLLGLTLWVSHSLRLVKVPSKSMAPTLKPGDIVTNRVDAYRKRLPRRGEIVVFHDRQNGELLIKRVVGVPGERVAVWSGRVWVNGRRLEEPYAIGRQVLERPEEVTLQDDEVWVMGDNRDFSDDSRDYGPVKTSQLVGHATAIVWPADRRGRLEATRDESESGRSRTRTSG; this is translated from the coding sequence ATGGCCCGCACGTTCAGACCCAAGTCAACTGCCACCTATGGTTGGGGCTCAGCGGTCACGCTACTGCTGCTTCTCGGCCTGACCCTCTGGGTGAGCCACTCCCTCCGCCTGGTGAAGGTCCCCTCCAAGTCCATGGCCCCGACGCTCAAGCCCGGGGACATCGTGACCAACCGTGTGGACGCCTACCGGAAGCGACTGCCCAGGCGCGGCGAGATCGTCGTCTTCCACGACAGGCAGAACGGCGAACTGCTCATCAAGCGTGTGGTCGGGGTGCCCGGTGAGCGCGTCGCCGTGTGGTCGGGCCGCGTGTGGGTGAACGGCCGGCGCCTCGAGGAGCCCTACGCCATCGGGAGGCAGGTCCTGGAGCGTCCCGAGGAAGTGACGCTGCAGGACGACGAGGTCTGGGTCATGGGCGACAACCGCGACTTCAGCGACGACAGCCGCGACTACGGTCCGGTGAAGACGTCGCAACTGGTGGGCCATGCCACGGCCATCGTCTGGCCGGCCGACCGGCGGGGGCGCCTGGAGGCGACGCGCGACGAGAGCGAGTCGGGCCGCAGCCGCACCCGTACGTCCGGATGA
- a CDS encoding pentapeptide repeat-containing protein, producing the protein MRTATVVLLAMIIGAAAGAQTAPTFDQRTFKEADFSRCDFTGASFAACIFERAQFQRCTGADIKIEGGEWARLSLREAKLPSLTWYNAEIRDARLEHGTLKGSVLSYVGLEEMKFDRCDARRQVWTYCDLREVVFERAEMRDARFENVNASNGRFEYVDFSAGRLSGCEFDDARFERGSFRDASFYGTDFSDVSLENCDIRGLKINGVDIEELLRRAGR; encoded by the coding sequence ATGAGGACAGCCACCGTTGTCCTGCTTGCCATGATCATCGGCGCAGCGGCGGGTGCCCAGACCGCCCCCACCTTCGACCAGCGCACCTTCAAGGAGGCCGACTTCAGCCGCTGTGACTTCACCGGCGCCTCGTTCGCGGCGTGCATCTTTGAGCGCGCGCAGTTCCAGCGCTGTACCGGTGCTGACATCAAGATCGAGGGTGGCGAGTGGGCGCGCCTGAGCCTGCGCGAGGCGAAGCTCCCCTCGCTGACGTGGTACAACGCCGAGATCCGTGACGCGCGGCTCGAGCACGGTACGCTCAAGGGCTCGGTCCTGTCGTACGTCGGCCTCGAGGAGATGAAGTTCGACCGCTGCGACGCCCGGCGCCAGGTGTGGACCTACTGCGATCTGCGCGAAGTGGTCTTCGAGCGTGCCGAGATGCGCGATGCCCGCTTTGAGAACGTCAACGCCAGTAATGGCCGGTTTGAGTACGTTGACTTCTCCGCGGGGCGACTGAGCGGTTGCGAGTTCGACGATGCGCGCTTTGAGCGCGGCTCCTTCCGCGACGCCAGCTTCTATGGCACGGACTTCTCGGACGTGTCCCTGGAGAACTGCGACATTCGCGGGCTGAAGATCAACGGGGTGGACATTGAGGAGCTACTGCGCCGGGCCGGGCGGTAG
- the ilvC gene encoding ketol-acid reductoisomerase, whose product MSDGPVMYFDNDADLSALAGKKIAIIGYGIQGEAQALCLRDSGLEVIVSELPGTANYEKAVKDGWEVKDAAAAAKAADLIQILTEDHAQASVYKRFIEPNLVEGNALIFSHGFNIHFGQIVPPKNVDVFMIAPKGPGALVRQCYIADTGVPSLVAIYQDYTGNALKLALAYGKGLKASKAGILQTTFAEETETDLFGEQAVLCGGVSELIIAGFDTLVEAGYQPEIAYYEVCHELGLILDLIHNFGIDGMRRRVSDTAEYGDLSRGPRIITEDTRDEMALMLREIQDGSFAKEWILENMTGRPCFNALLREGDDHPIMEVGKRLRAMMSWLKKG is encoded by the coding sequence ATGAGTGACGGACCCGTGATGTACTTCGACAATGACGCAGACTTGAGCGCCCTGGCCGGCAAGAAGATCGCCATCATCGGCTACGGCATCCAGGGCGAGGCGCAGGCACTGTGCCTGCGCGACAGCGGCCTGGAAGTCATCGTCTCCGAGCTGCCCGGCACGGCCAACTACGAGAAGGCCGTCAAGGACGGCTGGGAAGTCAAGGACGCCGCCGCCGCCGCCAAGGCAGCGGACCTGATCCAGATCCTGACCGAGGATCACGCCCAGGCTTCCGTGTACAAGAGGTTCATCGAGCCGAACCTGGTCGAGGGCAATGCCCTGATCTTCTCCCACGGCTTCAACATCCACTTCGGCCAGATTGTCCCGCCCAAGAACGTGGATGTCTTCATGATCGCCCCGAAGGGCCCCGGCGCGCTGGTCCGCCAGTGCTACATCGCCGACACCGGCGTGCCCTCGCTGGTCGCCATCTACCAGGACTACACCGGCAACGCCCTCAAGCTCGCCCTGGCCTACGGCAAGGGCCTGAAGGCCTCCAAGGCCGGCATCCTGCAGACCACCTTCGCCGAAGAGACCGAGACCGACCTGTTCGGTGAGCAGGCCGTGCTGTGCGGCGGCGTGTCCGAGCTCATCATCGCCGGTTTCGACACCCTCGTCGAGGCGGGCTACCAGCCGGAGATCGCCTACTACGAAGTGTGCCACGAACTCGGCCTGATCCTGGACCTGATTCACAACTTCGGCATTGACGGGATGCGCCGGCGCGTGTCCGACACCGCCGAGTACGGCGACCTGTCGCGCGGCCCGCGCATCATCACCGAGGACACCCGCGACGAGATGGCCCTGATGTTGCGCGAGATCCAGGACGGCTCGTTCGCCAAGGAGTGGATCCTCGAGAACATGACCGGCCGGCCGTGCTTCAACGCGCTGCTGCGCGAGGGCGACGACCACCCGATCATGGAAGTCGGCAAGCGCCTGCGCGCCATGATGTCGTGGTTGAAGAAGGGCTAA
- a CDS encoding 4Fe-4S dicluster domain-containing protein yields the protein MNPKTERIRERARELLQSEQVASVIGYKRGTEAHRSTPAFVTQPDECDDLIFDCTCAQNLANYLRKRPGKTAVVVKGCDARAVAVLCNENQLKREDLHLIGVPCEGLVDTDKLAATEGVRLADVTELAVEGDAVVVQMGEEEVRLPASDLLRDECLGCLSPTPVLHDELIGEEIPPRDEAKFRELADRIEAMSPEEREAFFTEQFGRCIRCFACVRGCPMCYCTTCFAIQDTPQYVTRMVGLDENRMFHMGRAMHLAGRCVGCGACDRACPVGIPLRALNTKLAAETRDLFSVVAGMDCDQKPPLVEFLPGDTEEALDTH from the coding sequence ATGAACCCCAAGACCGAGAGAATCCGCGAACGCGCCAGGGAGCTGCTGCAGTCCGAGCAGGTCGCCAGCGTCATCGGCTACAAGCGCGGCACTGAAGCCCACCGCTCCACGCCCGCCTTCGTCACCCAGCCGGACGAGTGCGATGACCTCATCTTCGACTGTACCTGCGCCCAGAATCTCGCCAACTACCTGCGCAAGCGCCCGGGCAAGACCGCTGTGGTCGTGAAGGGCTGCGATGCGCGGGCAGTCGCGGTCCTGTGCAATGAGAACCAGCTCAAGCGGGAGGACCTCCACCTGATCGGCGTGCCGTGCGAGGGCCTCGTGGACACCGACAAGCTGGCCGCCACCGAGGGTGTGCGCCTGGCGGACGTGACGGAACTGGCCGTGGAGGGCGACGCGGTGGTCGTGCAGATGGGCGAGGAGGAAGTGCGCCTGCCCGCGAGCGACCTGCTCCGCGACGAATGCCTCGGCTGCCTCTCCCCCACCCCGGTCCTGCATGACGAGCTGATCGGCGAGGAGATCCCGCCGCGCGACGAGGCGAAGTTCCGCGAGCTGGCCGACCGCATCGAGGCGATGAGCCCCGAGGAGCGCGAGGCGTTCTTCACGGAGCAGTTTGGCCGCTGCATCCGCTGCTTCGCCTGCGTGCGCGGCTGCCCGATGTGCTATTGCACGACCTGCTTTGCCATCCAGGACACGCCGCAGTACGTGACGCGGATGGTCGGGCTCGATGAGAACCGCATGTTCCACATGGGCCGGGCGATGCACCTGGCCGGCCGCTGTGTGGGCTGCGGCGCCTGCGACCGGGCCTGTCCCGTGGGCATCCCGCTGCGGGCCCTGAACACGAAGCTGGCCGCCGAGACCAGGGACCTCTTCAGCGTCGTCGCCGGCATGGATTGCGACCAGAAGCCGCCGCTGGTGGAGTTCCTGCCCGGCGACACGGAAGAGGCGCTGGACACGCACTAG